Proteins found in one Syngnathus acus chromosome 9, fSynAcu1.2, whole genome shotgun sequence genomic segment:
- the ap1b1 gene encoding AP-1 complex subunit beta-1 isoform X4, with product MTVGKDVSALFPDVVNCMQTDNLELKKLVYLYLMNYAKSQPDMAIMAVNTFVKDCEDPNPLIRALAVRTMGCIRVDKITEYLCEPLRKCLKDEDPYVRKTAAVCVAKLHDINAQLVEDQGFLDTLKDLISDSNPMVVANAVAALSEIAESHPNSNLLDLNPQTINKLLTALNECTEWGQIFILDCLANYTPRDDRESQSICERVTPRLSHANSAVVLSAVKVLMKFMEMLPKDLDYYGTLLKKLAPPLVTLLSAEPELQYVALRNINLIVQRRPEILKHEMKVFFVKYNDPIYVKLEKLDIMIRLASQANIAQVLAELKEYATEVDVDFVRKAVRAIGRCAIKVEQSAERCVSTLLDLIQTKVNYVVQEAIVVIKDIFRKYPNKYESVIATLCENLDSLDEPEARAAMIWIVGEYAERIDNADELLESFLEGFHDESTQVQLQLLTAIVKLFLKKPTETQELVQQVLSLATQDSDNPDLRDRGYIYWRLLSTDPAAAKEVVLAEKPLISEETDLIEPTLLEELICHIGTLASVYHKPPSAFVEGSRGVQHKRLPGSAGSGENVESPDTGSAAVASEAPPAVIPSQDLLGDLLNLDLTPTTTTGPPPPASGMQMGAMDLLGGGLDSLMGDESEPPPVPLRTDTPQSPQPPHQSPSPPDYSPTELGGDLGGSPAMTAGFGAPPTAGPPSFTAPVSGGLDDLFDLGGGVGMPMGVYVPPKTLWLPAMKAKGLEISGTFGRRAGVVQMEVTLTNKAMSVMTDFAIQFNRNSFGLAPAGPLQVLTPVSPNQSIEAVLPLNTVGPVMKMEPLNNLQVAVKNNIDVFYFSCQYPISMLFVEDGKMERQVFLATWKDIPNENESKFQLNDCHLNADAASSKLQGSNIFTIAKRTVEGQDMLYQSMKLTNGIWVLAELRAQAGNPNYTVSLRCRAPEVSQCVFQSYEAVLKN from the exons ATGACTGTTGGCAAGGATGTCAG TGCACTCTTTCCAGATGTTGTGAACTGCATGCAGACAGACAACCTGGAACTGAAAAAGTTAGTCTACCTCTATCTGATGAACTATGCCAAGAGTCAGCCAGACATGGCAATCATGGCTGTCAACACCTTTGTTAAG GACTGTGAAGACCCAAATCCCCTAATTCGGGCCCTGGCTGTTCGCACCATGGGCTGCATTCGCGTGGACAAGATCACAGAGTACCTGTGCGAGCCTCTGAGAAAGTGCTTAAAAGACGAAGACCCCTATGTGAGGAAGACCGCAGCTGTGTGTGTAGCAAAACTCCATGATATCAATGCACAGCTGGTGGAGGATCAAGGCTTCCTGGACACCCTCAAAGACCTTATCTCCGACTCAAACCCTATG GTGGTTGCAAACGCGGTGGCGGCGCTGTCAGAAATCGCAGAGTCTCATCCCAACAGCAATCTTCTGGACTTGAACCCTCAAACCATCAACAAATTACTGACAGCTCTTAATGAGTGTACGGAGTGGGGACAGATCTTCATTCTGGATTGCCTGGCCAATTACACACCTCGAGATGACCGGGAATCCCAAAG CATTTGTGAGCGCGTCACCCCACGGCTCTCCCATGCAAACTCTGCCGTGGTGTTGTCGGCTGTAAAAGTTCTCATGAAGTTCATGGAGATGTTGCCTAAAGACCTGGACTATTATGGAACCCTGCTGAAGAAGCTGGCGCCTCCACTTGTCACTCTCCTCTCTGCTGAGCCCGAGTTGCAATATGTAGCGCTACGAAACATCAACCTCATCGTACAAAGACG ACCGGAGATCTTGAAACATGAGATGAAGGTTTTCTTTGTGAAGTACAATGACCCAATTTATGTCAAACTGGAGAAACTGGACATTATGATCCGCTTGGCGTCTCAAGCTAACATCGCCCAG GTGCTTGCTGAGTTAAAGGAGTACGCCACTGAGGTAGATGTGGACTTTGTCCGTAAAGCTGTCAGGGCCATCGGACGCTGTGCCATTAAAGTGGAG CAATCTGCAGAACGCTGTGTCAGTACCCTTCTTGACCTCATCCAGACAAAGGTCAACTATGTTGTGCAGGAAGCCATTGTGGTCATCAAGGATATCTTTCGCAAGTACCCTAACAA GTATGAGAGCGTGATTGCCACTTTGTGTGAAAACCTGGACTCGCTAGATGAGCCGGAAGCACGTGCTGCCATGATTTGGATCGTGGGGGAGTATGCTGAGCGCATTGACAACGCCGATGAACTACTTGAGAGCTTTTTGGAGGGTTTCCATGATGAAAGCACTCAG GTCCAGTTGCAGCTTTTAACAGCCATTGTGAAGTTGTTTCTCAAGAAGCCGACAGAGACCCAAGAGCTGGTCCAGCAGGTCCTCAGTCTGGCTACTCAG GACTCTGATAATCCAGACCTGAGAGATCGTGGCTACATCTACTGGCGTCTGCTCTCCACTGACCCAGCGGCTGCTAAGGAGGTGGTTCTTGCTGAGAAGCCTCTGATCTCAGAGGAGACCGATTTGATTGAACCAACGCTGCTGGAGGAGCTCATATGCCACATTGGTACTCTGGCCTCCGTCTATCATAAGCCGCCCAGCGCCTTTGTCGAGGGCAGCCGTGGCGTTCAGCACAAAAGACTTCCTGGCAGTGCTGGATC CGGTGAAAACGTGGAGAGCCCAGACACAGGTTCTGCTGCCGTTGCTTCTGAGGCCCCCCCTGCCGTCATCCCATCCCAGGACCTTCTGGGAGATCTGCTCAACTTAGACCTGACACCTACGACCACAACTGGACCACCACCACCCGCCTCTGGCATGCAGATGGGAGCGATGGACCTTCTTGGAGGAGGACTGGATAGCCTG ATGGGGGATGAGTCTGAGCCG CCACCCGTTCCCCTGCGGACAGACACTCCTCAGTCACCGCAGCCCCCCCATCAGTCCCCATCGCCCCCAGATTACAGCCCCACTGAG CTTGGCGGAGACCTTGGAGGAAGTCCTGCT ATGACAGCTGGCTTTGGTGCTCCGCCCACTGCTGGACCACCTTCTTTCACCGCCCCTGTAAGTGGGGGTCTTGATGACTTGTTTGACCTCGGCGGTGGAGTTGGTATGCCGATGGGAGTTTATGTACCTCCTAAAACG CTTTGGCTTCCAGCTATGAAGGCTAAGGGTCTAGAGATTTCAGGCACTTTTGGTCGTCGAGCTGGGGTTGTTCAAATGGAGGTGACCCTCACAAATAAAGCAATGAGCGTCATGACTGATTTTGCCATTCAGTTTAACAGAAATAG TTTTGGTTTGGCTCCAGCTGGTCCTCTCCAGGTTCTTACTCCAGTTAGCCCGAACCAGAGTATTGAAGCGGTCCTTCCTCTCAACACTGTGGGGCCTGTCATGAAGATGGAGCCTCTTAATAACCTGCAG GTGGCCGTTAAGAACAACATTGACGTCTTCTACTTCAGCTGCCAGTACCCCATCAGCATGCTCTTTGTAGAGGACGGCAAGATGG AGCGACAGGTGTTCCTTGCCACATGGAAAGACATTCCGAATGAAAATGAGTCCAAGTTCCAGCTCAACGACTGCCATCTTAATGCAG ATGCGGCATCAAGTAAACTGCAAGGCAGCAACATCTTCACCATAGCCAAGCGAACTGTGGAGGGTCAGGACATGCTGTACCAGTCCATGAAACTCACCAATGGAATTTGGGTGCTGGCTGAACTCAGGGCCCAGGCAGGAAACCCCAACTATACG GTCTCTCTGAGATGCAGAGCCCCCGAGGTTTCCCAGTGTGTGTTCCAGAGCTACGAAGCGGTGCTGAAGAACTGA